One Microbacterium sp. No. 7 genomic window carries:
- a CDS encoding DHA2 family efflux MFS transporter permease subunit gives MPAISSDSGRIDRALLGLMGVLLVGASVALLDTTIVAVAIADLTEAFDTTVQAAQWATTAYLLAMAAAIPMMGWLTDRWGARRVWLVTLWLFLAGSILCGLAWSIESLIAFRVVQGLSGGLILPLVQAMLARAAGPRRMGRVMGLIGIPGQLAPLLGPVLGGLILGSLGWRWIFLVNVPLCLLALALAHRHLHPADARRQTGLDWIGALLMVPATVAILAGLSLIGDLSADPIVLLTGGVVLLAGFVLHARRRGDRALLDLRLFRYRSFSVAAVMMFLSGVCLYGPMLLLPLFYQQARGLPVAEVGWLLAPQGLGLMAGLWVAGRYADRTGPRIVALTGTVLAGGGLGVFVFAGGASLVVLSAGLVALGAGLGGIGVAVSATSYRDVEPASIPRATSLLNVVQRVGASFGTVVVALILHRQLAAEPGSGSGIDAAFAHTFAWTLGLLGVALVIVLLLPAGPPPLSTDARHPETRTMT, from the coding sequence ATGCCAGCAATCAGTTCGGACTCGGGCCGGATCGACCGTGCCCTCTTGGGCCTGATGGGGGTGCTGCTGGTCGGAGCGTCGGTCGCGCTGCTGGACACGACGATCGTGGCCGTCGCGATCGCCGATCTGACAGAGGCGTTCGACACGACGGTGCAGGCGGCTCAGTGGGCCACGACGGCGTATCTGCTCGCGATGGCCGCGGCGATCCCGATGATGGGCTGGCTGACCGACCGATGGGGTGCCCGGCGGGTCTGGCTGGTGACGCTGTGGCTGTTCCTGGCCGGCTCGATCCTGTGCGGACTCGCGTGGTCGATCGAGAGCCTGATCGCCTTCCGGGTCGTGCAGGGTCTCAGCGGCGGGCTCATCCTGCCGCTGGTGCAGGCGATGCTCGCCCGCGCCGCCGGTCCCCGCCGGATGGGCCGGGTCATGGGGCTGATCGGCATTCCTGGCCAGCTCGCCCCGCTCCTCGGTCCCGTGCTGGGCGGGCTCATCCTGGGCTCGCTCGGGTGGCGGTGGATCTTCCTGGTGAACGTGCCGCTGTGCCTGCTCGCCCTCGCACTGGCCCACCGCCACCTGCACCCGGCGGATGCCCGACGACAGACCGGGCTGGACTGGATCGGCGCGCTGCTGATGGTTCCGGCGACGGTGGCGATCCTGGCCGGCCTGTCCCTCATCGGTGACCTGTCGGCCGATCCGATCGTGCTGCTGACCGGAGGCGTGGTGTTGCTTGCCGGGTTCGTGCTGCACGCCCGGCGCCGCGGCGACCGGGCGCTGCTCGATCTGCGCCTTTTCCGCTATCGGTCGTTCTCGGTCGCGGCCGTGATGATGTTCCTGTCCGGCGTGTGCCTGTACGGCCCGATGCTGCTCCTGCCGCTGTTCTACCAGCAGGCCCGCGGCCTGCCCGTGGCAGAGGTCGGCTGGCTGTTGGCGCCGCAGGGCCTCGGGCTGATGGCCGGGCTCTGGGTCGCGGGACGCTACGCCGACCGGACCGGCCCACGGATCGTCGCCCTCACCGGCACCGTGCTCGCCGGCGGCGGGCTCGGGGTGTTCGTCTTCGCAGGCGGCGCGTCGCTGGTCGTGCTGTCGGCGGGGCTCGTGGCACTCGGGGCCGGGCTCGGCGGCATCGGCGTGGCCGTCTCCGCGACCAGCTACCGCGATGTCGAGCCTGCGTCGATCCCGCGGGCCACCAGCCTGCTCAACGTCGTCCAGCGTGTGGGCGCCTCGTTCGGCACCGTCGTCGTCGCACTCATCCTCCACCGACAACTCGCCGCCGAACCCGGAAGCGGCAGCGGGATCGACGCGGCGTTCGCGCACACCTTCGCGTGGACGCTGGGCCTCCTCGGCGTCGCCCTCGTCATCGTGCTGCTCCTGCCCGCAGGACCACCCCCGCTATCGACAGACGCCCGACATCCAGAGACGAGGACCATGACATGA
- a CDS encoding zinc-binding dehydrogenase, translating into MRAVIADHPGAPDVLHPITLPDPEPGPEQVRVAVEVAAITFIDTLIRAGSPVAPPATFPVVLGNGVGGLIDRVGPDVDPAWIGARVVTPTGGTGGYASLALARTADLHRVPESLGIPEATALLADGRTAVGLHHAAGIRPGETVVVTAAAGGVGSLLVQLAKASGAQVIALAGSADKLDHARTLGADTTVNYRDHDWTTRLRAAAPDGVDVVFDGIGADTTTALFALVRPGGRYVQHGAASGSWGTIDPATAAGKDITVIPLSAIGADPDDLFSFTERALDLAAQGSLRPTIGQTFPLHDAAAAHAAIDSRTTTGKTLLLP; encoded by the coding sequence ATGAGAGCCGTCATCGCCGACCATCCCGGCGCCCCCGACGTGTTGCATCCGATCACGCTGCCCGATCCCGAGCCCGGCCCCGAGCAGGTACGGGTCGCCGTCGAGGTCGCGGCGATCACCTTCATCGACACGCTGATCCGCGCGGGCAGCCCCGTCGCGCCGCCCGCGACGTTCCCCGTCGTCCTCGGCAACGGGGTCGGCGGCCTCATCGACCGGGTGGGGCCGGATGTGGACCCGGCGTGGATCGGCGCCCGTGTCGTCACCCCGACCGGAGGCACCGGCGGCTACGCCAGCCTCGCGCTGGCCCGCACCGCCGACCTGCATCGCGTCCCCGAATCGCTCGGCATCCCCGAAGCGACCGCGTTGCTCGCCGACGGACGGACGGCCGTGGGCCTGCATCACGCCGCCGGCATCCGGCCTGGCGAGACCGTCGTCGTCACCGCCGCCGCCGGCGGGGTGGGCAGCCTCCTCGTCCAGCTCGCGAAGGCATCCGGCGCGCAGGTCATCGCCCTCGCCGGGAGCGCCGACAAGCTCGACCACGCCCGCACCCTCGGCGCCGACACGACCGTGAACTACCGGGACCACGACTGGACCACCCGCCTCCGTGCAGCGGCACCGGACGGAGTGGATGTCGTCTTCGACGGGATCGGCGCCGACACGACCACAGCCCTGTTCGCACTCGTCCGCCCCGGCGGGCGATACGTGCAGCACGGCGCCGCCAGCGGGAGCTGGGGCACGATCGACCCGGCCACCGCCGCCGGCAAGGACATCACGGTGATCCCCCTCTCCGCGATCGGCGCCGACCCCGACGACTTGTTCTCGTTCACCGAGCGTGCCCTCGACCTCGCCGCCCAGGGAAGCCTCCGGCCGACCATCGGGCAGACCTTCCCCCTCCATGACGCCGCCGCAGCCCACGCCGCGATCGACTCTCGCACCACGACTGGAAAGACGCTCCTGTTGCCGTGA
- a CDS encoding VIT1/CCC1 transporter family protein, whose translation MASDSSTTPHPGEAHLQNVGQRLNWLRAGVLGANDGIVSTAGVVVGVAAATPNNVLAIATAGIAAVVAGAFSMAGGEYVSVSTQRDTEKALIAKERWELETMPEEELEELTELYRQRGLSDDLAHQVAVQLTETDALAAHAEVELGIDHEEFTSPWAAAVSSFIAFAVGALIPLIMILLPVGGHRVWIAAIAVVIGLFLTGWISAALGGAPRGRAILRNVVMGSATMIATYAIGALFGVAIG comes from the coding sequence ATGGCATCCGACTCAAGCACCACGCCGCATCCCGGCGAAGCCCACCTGCAGAACGTGGGCCAACGTTTGAACTGGCTACGTGCAGGGGTGCTCGGCGCAAACGACGGCATCGTCTCTACCGCGGGTGTTGTCGTCGGTGTCGCTGCCGCTACACCAAACAACGTACTGGCAATCGCGACGGCCGGTATCGCCGCCGTAGTTGCCGGGGCGTTCTCAATGGCTGGCGGAGAGTATGTTTCGGTGAGCACCCAACGCGACACAGAGAAAGCGCTCATCGCAAAAGAACGGTGGGAGCTCGAAACCATGCCCGAGGAGGAGCTTGAAGAACTCACCGAGCTCTATCGACAGCGGGGCCTCTCAGATGACCTCGCACATCAGGTCGCGGTGCAGCTTACCGAGACGGACGCTCTCGCCGCTCACGCAGAGGTCGAACTCGGAATCGACCATGAAGAGTTCACAAGCCCGTGGGCAGCCGCCGTGTCATCGTTCATTGCGTTCGCCGTTGGAGCGCTGATCCCACTCATCATGATCTTGCTCCCCGTCGGCGGACACCGAGTTTGGATCGCAGCCATCGCAGTTGTGATCGGCCTCTTCCTCACCGGTTGGATCAGCGCTGCGCTCGGTGGCGCGCCGCGCGGTCGCGCAATTCTCCGGAACGTGGTCATGGGCTCAGCGACCATGATCGCCACATACGCCATTGGGGCACTCTTTGGCGTGGCCATCGGATAG
- a CDS encoding FMN-binding negative transcriptional regulator: MRQNPSFAMTDVAELRRVIDENPWMTLVSDTPDGLVASHYAVLLDQTRDDLTIVGHVGKPDDAIHGLGERELLVIVQGPHGYISPGWYPPVPSVPTWNFVSVHLSGVPEILGPDENLAVLDRLVARFESAMPQPRLMWQPPNDEEFVRRLERGTVGFRLTPTRVVAKRKLSQNRPDEVVDEIIRGLEAGEAGYADPRLAAEMRRAHQAMRAARDAS; encoded by the coding sequence ATGAGACAGAACCCCAGCTTCGCGATGACCGACGTCGCCGAGCTGCGCCGGGTGATCGACGAGAACCCGTGGATGACGCTCGTGAGCGACACGCCCGACGGGCTCGTCGCATCGCACTACGCCGTGCTGCTCGACCAGACCCGCGACGACCTCACGATCGTCGGGCACGTCGGCAAGCCCGACGACGCGATCCACGGGCTGGGGGAGCGCGAGCTGCTCGTGATCGTGCAGGGCCCGCACGGCTACATCTCGCCGGGCTGGTACCCGCCGGTGCCGAGCGTGCCGACGTGGAACTTCGTCTCGGTGCACCTGAGCGGCGTGCCCGAGATCCTCGGCCCCGACGAGAACCTCGCCGTGCTCGACCGGCTGGTCGCGCGGTTCGAGTCGGCGATGCCGCAGCCGCGGCTCATGTGGCAGCCGCCGAACGACGAGGAGTTCGTCCGTCGCCTGGAGCGCGGCACGGTGGGCTTCCGGCTCACCCCGACGAGGGTGGTCGCGAAGCGCAAGCTCAGCCAGAACAGGCCCGACGAGGTCGTCGACGAGATCATCCGCGGGCTCGAGGCGGGCGAGGCCGGATACGCCGACCCGCGGCTCGCGGCCGAGATGCGACGGGCGCACCAGGCGATGCGCGCCGCGCGGGACGCGTCGTGA
- a CDS encoding ribose-5-phosphate isomerase produces MRIHIATDHAGLEFSTQLQQHLAAQGHEVVDHGPIEYDPLDDYPAFCIRAAQAVARDQQAGIETLGVVFGGSGNGEQIAANKVRGIRAALVWSLATAELAREHNDANVIAIGARQHTFEEAVSFIERFIATPFPGEERHARRIAQLADYEADGTLLPDPRA; encoded by the coding sequence ATGCGCATTCACATCGCCACGGATCACGCCGGCCTGGAGTTCTCCACACAGCTGCAGCAGCACCTCGCCGCTCAGGGACACGAGGTCGTCGATCACGGTCCGATCGAGTACGACCCGCTCGACGACTATCCGGCGTTCTGCATCCGCGCCGCGCAGGCCGTCGCCCGCGACCAGCAGGCGGGCATCGAGACGCTGGGCGTCGTGTTCGGCGGCTCGGGCAACGGCGAGCAGATCGCGGCGAACAAGGTGCGCGGCATCCGCGCGGCCCTCGTCTGGAGCCTCGCGACCGCCGAGCTCGCCCGCGAGCACAACGACGCCAACGTCATCGCGATCGGCGCCCGTCAGCACACGTTCGAGGAGGCCGTGTCGTTCATCGAGCGGTTCATCGCGACGCCGTTCCCGGGCGAGGAGCGTCACGCGCGCCGCATCGCGCAGCTCGCCGACTACGAGGCCGACGGGACGCTCCTCCCCGACCCGCGCGCCTGA
- a CDS encoding MarR family winged helix-turn-helix transcriptional regulator codes for MTSPADDRDKDASPPRHVGTTIEGAPVGSLLLQVVRAHARVGTELLNEAGVASPHEIVLLYLDAHGPVPQTELVHYMGRDRSTVTATLQAMERAELVTRTPSPSDKRAMNVRLTKKGRAAVPRALAAWHELERRTTRTLSPSQRAELMTALAAVRDALNETRE; via the coding sequence ATGACAAGCCCCGCAGATGACCGCGACAAGGACGCCTCACCGCCCCGGCACGTCGGCACCACCATCGAGGGCGCGCCGGTCGGGTCACTGCTGTTGCAGGTTGTCCGCGCCCACGCACGAGTGGGCACCGAACTGCTGAACGAGGCCGGCGTCGCGTCTCCGCACGAGATCGTCCTGCTCTACCTCGACGCCCACGGCCCGGTGCCGCAGACCGAACTGGTCCACTACATGGGCCGTGACCGCTCCACCGTCACCGCGACCCTCCAGGCGATGGAACGCGCCGAACTCGTCACACGCACGCCATCGCCTTCGGACAAGCGCGCCATGAACGTCCGACTCACCAAGAAGGGACGCGCCGCCGTTCCTCGCGCCCTGGCCGCCTGGCACGAACTCGAACGCCGCACCACCCGCACCCTGAGTCCGTCCCAGCGCGCAGAGCTAATGACAGCCCTCGCGGCGGTGCGCGACGCCCTCAACGAGACCCGCGAGTAG
- a CDS encoding Dps family protein has protein sequence MTKTLNIPMTAANPEVAAGTAQFLTPVVLGLQALAVNGKQAHWNVRGANFIAIHELLDQVVSNAQAAADEAAERVVALGLPIDARVATVAEKAPKSAVAAGFAQWDDTIAAIVGDIDAVIADVQAAIDGLDEIDLTSQDIVIGIKQQLEKDRWFLSAHLAG, from the coding sequence ATGACCAAGACGCTGAACATCCCCATGACCGCCGCCAACCCCGAGGTCGCCGCAGGAACCGCCCAGTTCCTCACCCCCGTCGTCCTGGGTCTGCAGGCGCTCGCCGTCAACGGCAAGCAGGCGCACTGGAACGTGCGCGGCGCGAACTTCATCGCCATCCACGAGCTTCTCGACCAGGTCGTCAGCAACGCGCAGGCCGCCGCTGACGAGGCCGCCGAGCGCGTCGTCGCCCTGGGACTGCCCATCGACGCCCGCGTCGCCACGGTCGCCGAGAAGGCCCCCAAGAGCGCCGTCGCCGCCGGGTTCGCCCAGTGGGACGACACGATCGCCGCGATCGTCGGCGACATCGACGCCGTCATCGCCGATGTGCAGGCCGCGATCGACGGTCTCGACGAGATCGACCTGACGAGCCAGGACATCGTCATCGGCATCAAGCAGCAGCTCGAGAAGGACCGCTGGTTCCTCTCGGCTCACCTCGCCGGCTGA
- a CDS encoding Fpg/Nei family DNA glycosylase, giving the protein MPEGHSVHRIARQFERNFVGRPVSASSPQGRFADGAAVISGRETVAARAVGKQMFLGFEDDLWLRVHLGMYGAWDFAGEILVDPTIASANGRMGQTNQRGTVLPADGDEPVFDVAGENSLASIGAPRRARGHVRMSEQTTGLGDDDEWPPPVVGQVRLRLMTVDTCADLRGPTTCALQTPDEMHTTIAGLGPDPLVDGDAGEERFTAVVRRKPTPIGLLLMDQSVVSGIGNVYRAEMLFRARLDPHTPGRDLPEETVRGLWRDWAYLLPIGVETGQMLTMDGLDADALRRAMANRADRHWVYHRAGLPCRVCGTAIVLEEMASRKLYWCPGCQR; this is encoded by the coding sequence ATGCCCGAAGGTCACTCCGTCCACCGCATCGCTCGTCAGTTCGAGCGCAACTTCGTCGGCCGCCCGGTGTCGGCGTCGAGCCCCCAGGGCCGCTTCGCCGACGGCGCCGCCGTGATCTCCGGGCGCGAGACCGTGGCCGCACGGGCCGTGGGCAAGCAGATGTTCCTCGGCTTCGAGGACGACCTCTGGCTGCGCGTGCACCTCGGCATGTACGGCGCCTGGGACTTCGCGGGCGAGATCCTCGTCGACCCGACGATCGCATCGGCCAACGGGCGGATGGGACAGACGAACCAGCGCGGCACGGTGCTGCCCGCAGACGGCGACGAGCCCGTGTTCGACGTCGCGGGGGAGAACTCCCTGGCATCCATCGGCGCGCCCCGCCGCGCGCGCGGCCACGTGCGCATGAGCGAGCAGACCACGGGCCTCGGCGACGACGACGAATGGCCGCCGCCCGTCGTCGGCCAGGTGCGGCTGCGCCTCATGACCGTCGACACCTGCGCCGATCTGCGCGGCCCGACGACGTGCGCGCTGCAGACGCCCGACGAGATGCACACGACGATCGCAGGGCTGGGCCCCGATCCGCTCGTCGACGGCGACGCGGGCGAGGAGCGCTTCACGGCGGTCGTGCGACGCAAGCCGACGCCCATCGGCCTGCTGCTGATGGACCAGTCGGTCGTGAGCGGCATCGGCAACGTCTATCGCGCCGAGATGCTCTTCCGCGCGCGTCTCGACCCGCACACGCCCGGGCGCGACCTGCCGGAGGAGACCGTGCGGGGGCTCTGGCGCGACTGGGCGTACCTGCTGCCCATCGGCGTCGAGACCGGGCAGATGCTGACGATGGACGGGCTCGACGCCGACGCGCTGCGCCGTGCGATGGCGAACCGCGCCGACCGTCACTGGGTCTACCACCGCGCCGGCCTGCCGTGCCGCGTCTGCGGAACCGCCATCGTGCTCGAGGAGATGGCGTCGCGCAAGCTCTACTGGTGCCCCGGATGCCAGAGATGA
- a CDS encoding amidohydrolase, with translation MNRGERVDVIADVRLTGIDRIDPFGTEPVDVHLAQGRIADIAPARALPRRGAVLDGAGGWLIAGLWDHHVHVTPWALAARRHPLGEAASAAEAARAMGDAPVLADGRRVGAGFRDALWPDAPTRALLDAATGAVPTYLINADLHSVWLNTAALRREGMPLDDSGLLREEPAFEISRRLGALDPAAGDALVRTALDAAAARGVVGIVDFDMAWNAESWHRRLAAGFDATRVSFGVYAELLDRAIVEGFATGDALDPDGLVRMGPFKVITDGSLGTRTAACSHPYPGDAHGRGELTVAPDALVELMTRATGAGIACAVHAIGDVASSHALDAFAVTGAVGSIEHAQLVAHADIPRFARLGVDASLQPEHALDDRDLTDALWAAQTALAYPLRSLADSGANLLFGSDAPVAPLDPWAAIAAAVQRTRDDRPAWRAEERVDAATALAASTAGGSLTGCALEPGDLADLVVCDRDPLASDDLRGTRVAATMIAGRVTHSAI, from the coding sequence GTGAACCGCGGAGAGCGGGTCGACGTCATCGCCGACGTGCGACTGACCGGCATCGATCGCATCGACCCCTTCGGCACGGAGCCGGTCGACGTGCACCTGGCGCAGGGTCGCATCGCGGACATCGCGCCGGCCCGCGCGCTGCCGCGCCGCGGCGCCGTGCTCGACGGTGCCGGCGGCTGGCTGATCGCGGGGCTGTGGGACCACCACGTGCACGTCACGCCGTGGGCGCTGGCCGCGCGCCGGCATCCGCTGGGCGAGGCGGCGTCGGCCGCCGAGGCGGCCCGCGCGATGGGCGACGCGCCGGTGCTCGCGGACGGCCGGCGGGTGGGAGCCGGCTTCCGCGACGCCCTGTGGCCCGACGCCCCGACGCGGGCGCTCCTCGACGCCGCCACGGGCGCCGTCCCGACGTATCTGATCAACGCCGACCTGCACAGCGTGTGGCTGAACACGGCGGCGCTGCGGCGCGAGGGCATGCCGCTCGACGACTCCGGGCTGCTGCGCGAGGAGCCCGCGTTCGAGATCTCGCGCCGCCTCGGCGCCCTCGATCCCGCCGCGGGCGACGCACTGGTGCGCACGGCTCTGGACGCCGCGGCAGCGCGCGGCGTCGTCGGCATCGTCGACTTCGACATGGCCTGGAACGCCGAGTCGTGGCATCGGCGTCTCGCGGCGGGGTTCGACGCGACGCGCGTGTCGTTCGGCGTCTACGCGGAGCTGCTCGACCGGGCGATCGTCGAGGGCTTCGCGACGGGCGACGCGCTCGACCCCGACGGCCTCGTGCGCATGGGACCGTTCAAGGTCATCACCGACGGGTCGCTCGGCACCCGCACGGCGGCGTGCTCGCACCCGTATCCCGGCGACGCGCACGGGCGCGGCGAGCTCACGGTCGCGCCCGACGCGCTCGTCGAGCTCATGACGCGCGCGACGGGCGCGGGCATCGCGTGCGCCGTGCACGCGATCGGCGACGTCGCGAGCTCGCACGCCCTCGACGCGTTCGCCGTGACCGGCGCCGTCGGCAGCATCGAGCACGCGCAGCTGGTCGCTCATGCCGACATCCCGCGCTTCGCACGTCTCGGCGTGGACGCGAGCCTGCAGCCCGAGCACGCCCTGGACGACCGCGATCTGACCGATGCGCTGTGGGCGGCGCAGACGGCGCTCGCCTATCCGCTCCGCTCGCTCGCCGACAGCGGTGCGAACCTGCTCTTCGGATCCGACGCGCCCGTCGCCCCGCTCGACCCGTGGGCCGCGATCGCCGCCGCCGTGCAGCGCACGCGCGACGACCGCCCGGCCTGGCGCGCGGAGGAGCGCGTGGATGCCGCGACCGCGCTGGCCGCGTCGACGGCGGGCGGCTCGCTCACGGGCTGCGCGCTGGAGCCCGGCGACCTCGCCGACCTCGTCGTGTGCGACCGCGACCCCCTGGCATCCGACGATCTGCGCGGCACGCGCGTCGCGGCGACGATGATCGCGGGCCGGGTCACGCACAGCGCGATCTGA
- a CDS encoding gamma carbonic anhydrase family protein — MTISSDATLLSVDGKTPRIDPSCFIAAGARVIGDVTLAEGASVWYNAVVRADGASVVIGAGSNLQDNVSVHVDHDSPAVIGENVSVGHNAVIHGCTIGDASLIGMGSVVLSGAVIGSGVLVAGGALVLGGTVIPDGVLVAGVPAKVRRELTPEEKDGLRRNADVYRAHVAQHEAAESAI, encoded by the coding sequence ATGACGATCTCCTCTGACGCCACCCTTCTCTCCGTCGACGGCAAGACCCCACGGATCGATCCGTCGTGCTTCATCGCCGCGGGCGCCCGCGTGATCGGCGACGTCACCCTCGCCGAGGGTGCGAGCGTCTGGTACAACGCCGTCGTACGCGCCGACGGCGCATCGGTCGTGATCGGCGCCGGCAGCAACCTGCAGGACAACGTGTCGGTGCACGTCGACCACGACAGCCCGGCCGTGATCGGCGAGAACGTCTCGGTCGGCCACAACGCCGTCATCCACGGCTGCACGATCGGCGACGCATCGCTGATCGGCATGGGCAGCGTCGTGCTGTCGGGCGCGGTCATCGGCAGCGGCGTGCTCGTCGCCGGGGGAGCGCTCGTGCTCGGCGGAACGGTGATCCCCGACGGGGTGCTCGTCGCGGGCGTTCCGGCCAAGGTCCGCCGTGAGCTCACCCCGGAGGAGAAAGACGGCCTGCGGCGCAACGCCGACGTCTATCGCGCCCATGTCGCGCAGCACGAGGCGGCGGAGAGCGCGATCTAG
- a CDS encoding amidohydrolase: MTTSSAPWPPVTEAKARAAAEAESRRAQLTALSHAIHARPELAYEEHEAAALVAEALRGAGFAVEVGAYGLATAVEAVYGDGDLTVAICAEYDALPGIGHGCGHNVIAAAGVGAALALAPVAAEAGLRVKLLGTPAEEHGGGKVDLLLAGAWEDVDFSMMAHGMTGNDRSAGIYRSMAVERLEVVFHGKTAHAAAFPEQGINAGAAATLALTAIALLRQHLPAETSINAFVSHGGEATNIIPDRSVLQVELRARDIDVWRQLKRRVSACFEGAAIATGCTWEWAATEHPYAPVVPDPTLAALWDRNLEARGRELVVPTAKPGMGSTDMGNVTQVVPAIHATIGFLGEVGPAHNPDFTRSAITPAADDAILDAAIAMAWTTLDIALDPERRADFRRRTAERPEGATRATLEA, translated from the coding sequence GTGACGACGTCATCCGCCCCGTGGCCGCCCGTGACCGAGGCGAAGGCGCGCGCCGCCGCCGAGGCGGAGAGCCGCCGGGCGCAGCTGACCGCGCTCAGCCACGCCATCCATGCCCGGCCCGAGCTCGCGTACGAGGAGCACGAGGCCGCCGCGCTCGTCGCCGAGGCGCTGCGCGGGGCCGGATTCGCCGTCGAGGTCGGCGCCTACGGTCTCGCGACGGCCGTCGAGGCGGTCTACGGAGACGGCGACCTGACGGTGGCGATCTGTGCCGAGTACGACGCGCTCCCCGGCATCGGACACGGGTGCGGCCACAACGTGATCGCCGCGGCGGGCGTCGGCGCCGCGCTGGCGCTGGCGCCCGTCGCCGCGGAGGCTGGCCTGCGGGTCAAGCTCCTCGGCACACCCGCCGAGGAGCACGGCGGCGGCAAGGTCGACCTGCTACTCGCCGGCGCGTGGGAGGACGTCGACTTCTCGATGATGGCGCACGGGATGACGGGCAACGACCGCTCGGCCGGGATCTACCGGTCGATGGCCGTCGAGCGCCTGGAGGTCGTCTTCCACGGCAAGACCGCGCACGCCGCCGCCTTCCCCGAGCAGGGCATCAACGCCGGCGCCGCCGCGACGCTGGCGCTCACGGCGATCGCGCTGCTGCGCCAGCATCTGCCCGCCGAGACCAGCATCAACGCCTTCGTGTCCCACGGGGGCGAGGCCACCAACATCATCCCCGACCGCAGCGTGCTGCAGGTCGAGCTGCGCGCCCGCGACATCGACGTCTGGCGCCAGCTGAAGAGGCGCGTGTCCGCCTGCTTCGAGGGCGCCGCGATCGCGACGGGATGCACGTGGGAGTGGGCCGCGACCGAGCATCCGTACGCGCCGGTCGTCCCCGACCCGACCCTCGCCGCCCTCTGGGACCGCAACCTCGAGGCGCGCGGCCGGGAGCTCGTCGTGCCCACGGCCAAGCCCGGCATGGGATCGACGGACATGGGCAACGTCACGCAGGTCGTGCCCGCGATCCACGCGACGATCGGCTTCCTGGGCGAGGTCGGCCCCGCGCACAACCCCGATTTCACCCGGTCGGCGATCACCCCCGCCGCAGACGACGCGATCCTCGACGCCGCGATCGCGATGGCCTGGACCACGCTCGACATCGCGCTGGATCCGGAGCGGCGAGCCGATTTCCGACGTCGTACCGCCGAACGTCCCGAGGGCGCCACCCGGGCCACGCTGGAGGCCTGA